The Balearica regulorum gibbericeps isolate bBalReg1 chromosome 5, bBalReg1.pri, whole genome shotgun sequence genome window below encodes:
- the GCHFR gene encoding GTP cyclohydrolase 1 feedback regulatory protein, whose amino-acid sequence MPYLLISTQIRMEVGPTMVGDEHSDPSLMSFLGATKRNMLGNHFWEYYVNDAPRVVLNKLESCGYRVVSMTGVGQTLVWCLHKE is encoded by the exons ATGCCGTACCTCCTCATCAGCACGCAGATCCGCATG GAGGTTGGCCCCACCATGGTGGGAGATGAGCATTCGGATCCCAGCCTGATGAGCTTCCTGGGGGCCACGAAGAGGAACATGCTGGGGAACCACTT CTGGGAGTACTACGTGAACGACGCGCCGCGGGTAGTCTTGAACAAGCTGGAGAGCTGCGGTTACCGGGTGGTGAGCATGACGGGCGTGGGCCAGACGCTGGTCTGGTGCCTCCACAAGGAATAG
- the C5H15orf62 gene encoding uncharacterized protein C15orf62 homolog, mitochondrial, translated as MDTWRRGSIKSTTFFRRFSLRRHKKLGNQVIILNQNSHTLDNDGQCQKRECLRDLKDKSDYLSCQSEQNLAKAQAPPKPPRLYLDSSSCPNIIDHTDSHSDISFSGATHQYHKATQTQFHKDQATDCGTSEAGSQNGTALSDLSDPFLSFKVDLGLSLLEDVLQTLRKQNPRDYAI; from the coding sequence ATGGATACTTGGCGGAGAGGGTCCATTAAGTCCACAACGTTCTTCAGACGTTTCTCACTCAGGAGGCACAAAAAGCTGGGCAACCAAGTCATCATCTTGAATCAGAACAGCCACACTCTGGACAACGATGGACAGTGCCAGAAGAGGGAATGCTTGAGGGATCTGAAGGACAAGTCTGATTACCTGTCATGTCAGAGTGAGCAGAACCTGGCCAAGGCACAAGCACCTCCCAAGCCTCCCCGGCTGTACCTGGACAGTTCTAGCTGCCCTAACATCATTGATCACACAGATTCTCACTCTGACATCTCCTTTTCTGGTGCTACTCATCAATACCACAAAGCCACTCAAACTCAGTTCCACAAGGACCAGGCTACAGACTGCGGGACCTCAGAGGCAGGCTCCCAGAATGGCACCGCTCTTTCTGACCTGTCCGATCCCTTCCTGTCCTTCAAAGTGGATTTGGGGCTATCGCTTCTTGAGGATGTTCTGCAGACCCTCAGGAAACAGAATCCAAGAGATTACGCCATTTGA